GACCGGCGCAGCCGCCGTGCCCTGGCGGTGCGTCCGGTGGCGCGCATCGCGTTGTTCGGCGTGCTCGGCGCGTCGGCGTTCCTGATCGGCGCGTCGGTGCGCGACGAGCCGCCGCCGGTGGCGCCCGAGGTGGGCCGCGCGCTGACGTCGGTGGAGCGCGCCGGACGCGCGCTGTTCAAGGCGCAGCAGTGCGGGAGCTGTCACGCGGTGGCCGGCGTCTCGACGCCGACGAAGAGCGCCGACGTTCCCGACGCGCCGGATCTCACCGCCGTGGGGCTGATCCACTCGGCGAGCTGGATGCACAGCTTCCTCGAAGATCCGTCGCGGTTCCATGCCGATTCCAAGATGCCGGCGTTCGGCCCGCCGACGCTCAGCCATCAGGAGATCGAGGAGATCTCGCAATACCTGGCTTCGCTCCGCGGTCCCCACGGCGAGACGAAGCAACCCCAATTCGTCGACACGTTCCCGGAACCCAAGAAGCTTCAGGAGAAACCATGAAAACCGGATTGTTGATTCTCAGCCTCGTGACGACCACCGTGGCCGCGGCGTCGGTGCAGCCGGCCCAGGCGCCGGACGGCAAGGCGCTGTACAACGAGAACTGCCGCAAGTGCCACGGCGTGATCGGCACGCCGCCCAAGACGATGAAGGAGAAGTTCCCCAAGATCGCCACGTTCAACGGCGAATTCATCGCGTCGCACTCGCAGGACTCGATCGTCAAGGTCCTCACGCACGGCAAGAACGCGGACATGAAGTCGTTCAAGGACAAGCTGAAGCCGGACGAGATGCAGGCGGTGGCCGTCTACGTGCACGACCTGGGCGCCAAGTCGCACTGAGCCATGGTGCGTTCCCCCTTCCTCTCCACGCCCATCCTTTCCTCCCATCCGACCGCCGCCCCGCACCGGGGCGGCAGGGGACCTGAGATGTCACACCATCGTTTCGCGCGTTGGCTGGCGATCGCGTTCGCCCTCGCCGTCGCGGCGCCGGCGGCGCATGCGCAGCAGTCCCCGGCCGCGCATCCGACGCCGGCCGGATATGCCGGGAGCGCCTCGTGCACCGACTGCCACGCCAAGGAAGCGGCGCAGTTCGGCGCCACGTCCAAGGGCCAACTGTTCCTGAATCATCCGCGCAATACCCACGAAGCGCTGGGGTGCGAGACCTGCCATGGCCCGGCCAAGCAGCACGCCGAGTCGGGCGGCGACGAGCGCGGCGGCCTGATCACGTTCAACGGCAAGCACCCGTCATCGGTGGCCGACCGCAACGCCACCTGCCTGCAGTGCCACGAGAAGACGGCGCGCATGCTGTGGAAGGGGAGCGCGCACGAATCGCACGACGTGGCGTGCTCCGACTGCCACACGATGATGCACACGGAATCGGAGCGGTCGAGCCTCAAGAAGCCGAGCGTGACCGAGACCTGCGGCCAGTGCCACCAGCGGGAGAAGGCCAAGCTCACGCAGTTCGCGCACATGCCGCTGGGCCAGTCGAAGATGGAGTGCACGAGTTGCCACAATCCGCACGGCTCCACCGGCCCATCGCTGCTCGTGGCCAGCTCGATCAACGAGGTGTGCTACGCGTGCCATGCCGACAAGCGCGGCCCCTACCTGTGGGAGCACGAGCCCGTGGTGGAGAATTGCGCCAACTGCCACGATCCGCACGGCAGCAATCACGACAAGATGCTGATCATGTCGCGGCCCCGCCTGTGCCAGCAGTGCCACGCCGGCACCGGCCACCCGATCCAGCCGCGCAATCCGAGCACGCCGGCGGACTTCCAGTTCGTGTTCAACCGCCAGTGCTCCAACTGCCACTTCAACATCCATGGCTCGAATCACCCCTCGGGCAAGGCCTTCACCAGGTAGCGCGATGCGCGACAGGAGAAAGACGATGCGCTTCAGAGCATTCGTTGCCGCGGTTCTCGTGACCGCCGTCGCCGCGCTCGTGCCGCCGCGCAGCGTCGCGGCACAGCGTCCGGCAAAAGACACCACCCGATCCGCCACCAAGGACACCGTCCACGCAGCGCCGGCGGGGCCGCTCACCGGCGCCGCCGAGGTCGGCTACCGCAGCTTCGTGCAGACCCTCACGCCGCAGCAACGCGGCAAGTTCGTCGAGTACAAAGACGTGCCGGCGGGCGTGGTCGTGCCCGCCCTGTTCCTGCAGTACGATCGCGGCGACACGCTCCCCACCTTCTCGCTCAGCGCGGCGAACGTGGGCCAGCTGGATCAGAGCCTGCATCTGCGCGCCAAGCAAGCGGGCCTGTTCGACGCCCGGCTGGAGTGGGATCGCCTGCTCCATACCTTCTCCACCGACGGGCGGTCGCTGTATACCCAGGCCGGCCCCGGCGTGTACACGCTGCCCAACCCGCGGCCCGACTCCAACGCCTTCCGCAACGCGCCGTATCTGTCGCCGATCCGTTCGATGTGGGATCCGGTCAAGCTCTCGGTGGGCGTGACGCCGTCGCAGCAGTGGGACTTCAAGGCCGACTTCACCCGCATCGAGAAGCGGGGCGACCGCCCCATGGGGCAGGCGTACGTCGGAGCGTCAGGTCCGTCGAGCGAGATCCTCGAGCCCATCGACCAGACGGTGAGCGACGTGCGGCTCACGGAGAGCTACGCCACCACGCGGTTCCAGCTCATGGGGACGTACAACCTCTCCGTGTTCCAGAACTACATCACCTCGGTCACCGCCTCGAACCCGCAGGCCGTGGTGGACGCGGCCGCGGCGGCCGCGAATGGCCGTACGGCGCTCGCGCCCAACAACCTGGCGCACACGGTCACCGTCACCGGCGGCGTCAATCTGCCCATGGACACGCGCGTCACGGCGAGCGGCATGTACTCGTGGTGGCACCAGAACGACGCGTTCCTCCCCGCCACCATCAACAGCGCCATCGTCAATCCGCTGCTGTCCACCTTGCCGCCGTCGCTCGGCGCCCACGCCGGCACGTCGATGGTGAACGGCACGGTGTACAGCCGTCCGCTCAGGGCGCTCAACGTATCGGCCCGGTTCAACCGCTACGGGTTCCGCGACGACGCGGACTACACGCACATGCCGATCATGATCACCAACGACCGGTCGGTGGGCGGCGCCGACAGCGCCAGCCGCGATCCGTTCACCCGCACCACGGCCGACCTGAGCGCCACCTGGCGCGTGCTCTCGCCCGTGGCCCTCAGCGTGGGATACGGATGGAATCGCATGGAACGCGACTCCCTGGTGCGCAACGTGGTCCGCACCACCGAGACCACGCCCCACGCCAGCCTCGACTTCACCGGCGTGTCGTGGCTCAGCCTGCGCACCACGTATACCAAGGGCTGGCGCCGCGACAACGGCTATCATCAGATGGACGCCACCGAAGACTCGCTGTTCCGGCGCTTCGACGAAGCCAACCGCGACCGCGAGCGCACCAGCGTGATGGCGCAGGTGACCCCCATCGACCAGCTCAGCTTCTCGGCCAGCTGGGAGGTGGGCCACGACGCGTATCCCAACTCGGTGCTCGGCGTGCAGAGCGACAACAGCGCCATGGCCGGCGGCGACGTGGAATGGACGCCCAACGCGCAGTTCACGATGAATGCCGGCTACACGCGTGAGACCTACTTCGATCACATGCAGGGGCAGTATCGCACCGGCTCCAGCACCCTGCTCTACAACCCCTCGTACATCTATGTGGGCGACAACCAGGACGTGAGCACCACCGCCTCGGTGGGGTTCACCGCCGTGCTGGTGCCCGATCAGTGGGAAGCCGGCGGCACCTTCGAAGCGTCCAAGTCGCACTTCCTGATGGGGGCGTACAATCCACAGACGCCCACCGGCGGCACCGCCGCCCAGAACACCGCGGCCACGGCGGTGAACTTCCCCGTGGTCACGCAGAACCTGCAGCCCATGAACGTCTTCGTGCGCTACCACTTCGCCCCCGACTGGGCGGTGACGATGCGCTACCAGGGCGAGCTGTACAGCCAGAGCAACTACGAGACGGCCACGCTCGTGCCGGCCACCGGCAAGTTCTTCTTCCTGGCCAACAACTTCCAGAACTACAACGCGCGGTACTTCACCTTCTCCTTCAGCTACCGGCCGGGACTGCTCCGGCTCGGACGCTCGACGTTGTAGCGATCCCCCCCGATCGCACCACGGGCGGCGTCGAGAGAGATCTCGACGCCGCCCGTTCTCGTGCGTGATGGAGCGCGCGGCCGCGCGCGGCCCGGCTCACCGCGCGCTAGTCACGCGGCGGGAGACGGCTTCGTCCACTTCTTCACTGCGTATACGATCACGCCGAGTCCGCCCAGCAGGAGCACGAACGGCATGGCGTACAGCACCAGGTTGAAGCCGTGCGGCTTGGGGTCGAGCAGGATCCACTCGCCGTACTTGGATACGAAGTACGCCTTCACCTGGGCCGGCGTCTTCCCCGACCGCAGCTGTTCCTTGACCACGCCGCGCATCTGCTGCGCCA
This genomic interval from Gemmatimonadaceae bacterium contains the following:
- a CDS encoding cytochrome c; translation: MKTGLLILSLVTTTVAAASVQPAQAPDGKALYNENCRKCHGVIGTPPKTMKEKFPKIATFNGEFIASHSQDSIVKVLTHGKNADMKSFKDKLKPDEMQAVAVYVHDLGAKSH
- a CDS encoding DmsE family decaheme c-type cytochrome — its product is MSHHRFARWLAIAFALAVAAPAAHAQQSPAAHPTPAGYAGSASCTDCHAKEAAQFGATSKGQLFLNHPRNTHEALGCETCHGPAKQHAESGGDERGGLITFNGKHPSSVADRNATCLQCHEKTARMLWKGSAHESHDVACSDCHTMMHTESERSSLKKPSVTETCGQCHQREKAKLTQFAHMPLGQSKMECTSCHNPHGSTGPSLLVASSINEVCYACHADKRGPYLWEHEPVVENCANCHDPHGSNHDKMLIMSRPRLCQQCHAGTGHPIQPRNPSTPADFQFVFNRQCSNCHFNIHGSNHPSGKAFTR
- a CDS encoding MtrB/PioB family outer membrane beta-barrel protein, yielding MRFRAFVAAVLVTAVAALVPPRSVAAQRPAKDTTRSATKDTVHAAPAGPLTGAAEVGYRSFVQTLTPQQRGKFVEYKDVPAGVVVPALFLQYDRGDTLPTFSLSAANVGQLDQSLHLRAKQAGLFDARLEWDRLLHTFSTDGRSLYTQAGPGVYTLPNPRPDSNAFRNAPYLSPIRSMWDPVKLSVGVTPSQQWDFKADFTRIEKRGDRPMGQAYVGASGPSSEILEPIDQTVSDVRLTESYATTRFQLMGTYNLSVFQNYITSVTASNPQAVVDAAAAAANGRTALAPNNLAHTVTVTGGVNLPMDTRVTASGMYSWWHQNDAFLPATINSAIVNPLLSTLPPSLGAHAGTSMVNGTVYSRPLRALNVSARFNRYGFRDDADYTHMPIMITNDRSVGGADSASRDPFTRTTADLSATWRVLSPVALSVGYGWNRMERDSLVRNVVRTTETTPHASLDFTGVSWLSLRTTYTKGWRRDNGYHQMDATEDSLFRRFDEANRDRERTSVMAQVTPIDQLSFSASWEVGHDAYPNSVLGVQSDNSAMAGGDVEWTPNAQFTMNAGYTRETYFDHMQGQYRTGSSTLLYNPSYIYVGDNQDVSTTASVGFTAVLVPDQWEAGGTFEASKSHFLMGAYNPQTPTGGTAAQNTAATAVNFPVVTQNLQPMNVFVRYHFAPDWAVTMRYQGELYSQSNYETATLVPATGKFFFLANNFQNYNARYFTFSFSYRPGLLRLGRSTL
- a CDS encoding cytochrome c-type biogenesis protein yields the protein MKRFAAFALCAGVLCATPPLPAQQVPVDTTTTAAPLPSPADSALEAQTAAVASQLRCPICQGESLQDSPAELAQQMRGVVKEQLRSGKTPAQVKAYFVSKYGEWILLDPKPHGFNLVLYAMPFVLLLGGLGVIVYAVKKWTKPSPAA